Part of the Alphaproteobacteria bacterium genome is shown below.
TCTCGGAGTTCGAGGAGAAGCGCGGCACGCCCGACGCCATCGCCGTCTACAATGCCGCCGGCGACAAGGCGAACGCAGCCCTGATCGGCGCCACCAAGCCGACCATGTCGATGATCCGCGGCTTCTGCGTCGGCGGCGGGCTGGCGACGGCGCTGACCACCGACCTGCGCATTTGCGCCGACGATTCGCGATTCGGCGTACCCGCGGCCAAGCTCGGGCTGGGCTACGCCTATCCCGGCATCAAGCGGCTGTCGGATGTCGTGGGCCTGTCCTTCGCCAAGGAGATCTTCTTCACCGGCCGGCTGTTCTCCTGCGAGGAGGCGCGGATGATGGGCCTGGTGAACCGCGTCGTGCCGGTCGCCGAGCTGGAGAGGTACGTCACCGACTACGCCGGCATCATCGCGGCCAACGCGCCGCTCACCGTGAAGGCGGCGAAGATGGCGATCAACGCCACGGTGAAGGATCCGGACAAGCGCGACTTTGCGGCGATCGATGCCGCCGTCGACAGATGCTTTGCCAGCGAGGACTACAAGGAAGGCCGCCGCGCCTTCATGGAGAAGCGCAAGCCGGCGTTCCAGGGACGCTGATCAGACGAACAGGGGCTCGAGGCCGAGCACCAGGGCGACGACGAGGAAGGGCAGCGACACCGCGACCGCTTCCTTCACCACCGGTCGTTTGTTGGCCAGGCCGACGATCAGCAGGATTGCATTGACGATGACAGAAGCCCCCGAGGCCAGCGCCCAGATCGCCATGCCGGCCATGTAGCCGCCGCCGCGATCGGGACCGTGCGCCTTGCTGGTCGATTCCAGCCAGATCGCGAACAGGACGACCAGGCCGGTAAAGATCAGGTAGGCGAGGTTGCGCCGGCCGAAGGCCTTGATGGCGGCCAGCATCGGCGCCCTCTATTCGCCGGCGATCGGCACGCCGGGCTGGTACTTGGCGGTGCGGAAGACCATCAACGACTTCACGTGGCTGACATTGGGCGCCGAGGTGAGCTGCGTGGTCAGGAATCGCTGATAGTGGTCCCAGTCCTCGGCGACGATCTTCACCAGGAAGTCGGCCTCGCCGGCGAGCATGTGGCACTCGCGCACATTGGGCCAGCTGCCCATCAGGGTCTCGAAGGCCTTGAGGTCGGCCTCGGCCTGGCTGTTGAGCCCGACCAGGGCGAAGACGGTGACGGTGAAGCCCAATGCCTCCGGCGCGATATCGGCGTGGTAGCCGCGGATCACACCGGCCTTCTCGAGCGCCCGTACGCGGCGCAGGCAGGGCGGTGCGGAGATGCCGGCGCGCTTGGCGAGGTCGACATTCGTCATGCGCCCGTCGGCCTGCAGGTCCGACAGGATATGACGATCGATCTTGTCGAGCTTGGCGCGGTTGGGCATCGCTATCTGTCTCCCGTTGGCCGGGGTTCTAGGGCAGAAGGCCCAGGATAGGCAATAAAATTACCACCTTTTTCCGGAACTCGTATTTTTCTCGCTTTTGCACAAGGATTCCTCGCCCGAATGCGCCTCGGATCGGTAGTCATCAGGGAGTCATGCGGTTAGAAGGTGGGTCTTGGACAGCGCATACGCTCGTCACTTGACGCCGCGTGCTTTGCACTCATCTAATAACCTATGCATGGGAGGCAGGGGCCGTAGAATGTCCACGACCCATCACAGCAAGGTTCTCATCCTCGGGTCGGGGCCGGCTGGCTATACGGCGGCGGTCTATGCGGCGCGCGCCAACCTCAAGCCGCTGCTGGTCCAGGGCATGCAGCCCGGCGGTCAGATGACCATCACGACCGACGTCGAGAACTATCCCGGCTTCGCCGAAGTCATCCAGGGTCCCTGGCTGATGGAGCAGATGCAGAAGCAGGCCGAGCATGTCGGCACGCAGATGGTCTTCGACACCATCGTGAAGGTCGATCTGTCGCGCCGTCCATTTGTCTGCACCGGCGACTCCGGGGACACCTATGTCGGCGAGACGCTGATCATCTGCACCGGCGCCTCGGCCCGCTGGCTCGGCCTCGAATCGGAGCTGACCTTCCGCGGCGGCGGCGTTTCGGCCTGCGCGACCTGTGACGGCTTCTTCTTCCGAGGCAAGGAGGTGGTGATCGTCGGCGGCGGCAACACCGCGGTCGAGGAGGCGATCTACCTTACCAACCACGCCATCAAGGTGACGCTGATCCATCGCCGCGATTCGCTGCGCGCCGAGAAGATCATGCAGGAGCGGCTGTTCCGGAATCCGAAGATCGTGCCGCTGTGGAACCACGTGGTCGAGGAGATTCTGGGCGAGACCAAGCCGCATCCGCTGGTCACCGGCGTGCGCGTGCGCGACGTGAAGTCCGGCGCCACAAAGATCCTGCCGACGGACGGCGTCTTCGTCGCCATCGGCCACACGCCGAACACCGAGTTGTTCAAGGGCCAGCTCGACATGGACGGCGACGGCTACCTGCTGACCCAGCCCGGCTCGACGGCGACCAAGGTCGCGGGCGTTTACGCCGCCGGCGACGTGCAGGACAAGATCTATCGCCAGGCCGTGACCGCGGCCGGCACCGGCTGCATGGCGGCACTGGAGGCGGAGAAATTCCTGGCGGCACACGAGATGCCGGCGGCACAGGCGGCCGAATGATCGGCCAGGGAAACGGGTAAGTGGGGCGCCGGAAGAACCGGCGCCCTCAATGAAGCGCACAGGGAGCGGACGGAGACGGGACCGTGATGGACTGGGACAAGCTGCGCATCTTCCACGCGGTGGCCGATGCGGGAAGCTTCACGCATGCGGGCGACCAGCTGAAGCTCAGCCAGTCGGCGATCAGCCGCCAGATCGGCGCGCTCGAGGAGCAGCTCGGCGTGATGCTGTTCCATCGTCATGCGCGCGGCCTGATCCTCACCGAACAGGGTGAGCTGCTCTATCGCACGGCGCGCGAGATGGCCGGCAAGGTCAACACCGCCGAAGGCCTGTTGCGCGCCAACCAGGACAAGCCCGCGGGGCGCCTGAAGATCACCTCGGCGGTCGGTTTCGGCTCGACCTGGCTTACCGGCCACATGCACGAGTTCATCGAGGCCTATCCCGAGATCGACGTGTCGCTGGTGCTGAGCGACAACGAGCTCGACCTCGGCATGCGCGAGGCCGATGTCGGCCTGCGCCTGACGGCTCCGCGCCAGCCCGGCCTGATCCAGCGCCATCTGATGACCGTGCAGGCGCACGTCTACGCCTCCGAATCCTACGTGCAGAAATACGGCAAGCCGGAGAAGGCGGCGGATCTCGACAAGCATCGCCTGATCATCTTCGGCGAGGATGCGCGCGCGCCGGTGCAGGACGTGAACTGGCTGCTGCAGTGGGGCAACCCTGACGGGAATCCGCGCCGGGTCGTGCTGCGGGTCAACAATACCTACGGCATCTACCGCGCTGTCGAGAGCGGCCTGGGCATCGCCTCGCTGCCTGACTACCTGGCGCGCCAGTCGACCAAGCTGGTGCCGGTATTGCCCGAACTCGACAAGCGTTCGACCGACGTCTTCTTCACGTATCCGGAGGAGCTGCGGCACTCAAAGCGCATCGCGGTGTTCCGTGACTTCCTGCTGCGCAAGGTCGCCGAGATGCGGCAATAGGACTTGTCGCGATTGTTCGCGTCAGATCAGGGGTCCCGAGCTACGACTTTTGTCTAAAGTACTGCGGACCCCGCATGGCTGGCTTGACCAATTTCCCCATACGTAAACCAGCCGGATCGCCTATGTTCTGACCATGTCCAAAGGGTGTTGCGGCGTTGAGTTGGTAGTGCCTTCCGGACATGGGCCTGGAGCCTCGCTTCGGGCAGGGATCTTCGGATCCTACGTCTCCCAGACGTGAAGCCTCCCTGTTTGACTTTCGGCCCGCGCTCACGCGCGGGCCGATTTTTTTTGCCTGCAGGTGCCGTCGCCGACTGCCGCGATGGTTGTGGCTTGTCCCCTGATAGCGAAGGGACAAGCCGGTCACGCTCAACCCAGGCCCCGGCCGTTGTGCTTGCCGTTCGA
Proteins encoded:
- a CDS encoding enoyl-CoA hydratase/isomerase family protein — its product is MDTGTPKMIARKGNGIGWMVFNQPEKRNAVSYDMWVAIPRIMADFEADPAVRVIVLTGAGDKAFISGADISEFEEKRGTPDAIAVYNAAGDKANAALIGATKPTMSMIRGFCVGGGLATALTTDLRICADDSRFGVPAAKLGLGYAYPGIKRLSDVVGLSFAKEIFFTGRLFSCEEARMMGLVNRVVPVAELERYVTDYAGIIAANAPLTVKAAKMAINATVKDPDKRDFAAIDAAVDRCFASEDYKEGRRAFMEKRKPAFQGR
- a CDS encoding Lrp/AsnC family transcriptional regulator; protein product: MPNRAKLDKIDRHILSDLQADGRMTNVDLAKRAGISAPPCLRRVRALEKAGVIRGYHADIAPEALGFTVTVFALVGLNSQAEADLKAFETLMGSWPNVRECHMLAGEADFLVKIVAEDWDHYQRFLTTQLTSAPNVSHVKSLMVFRTAKYQPGVPIAGE
- the trxB gene encoding thioredoxin-disulfide reductase, with the translated sequence MSTTHHSKVLILGSGPAGYTAAVYAARANLKPLLVQGMQPGGQMTITTDVENYPGFAEVIQGPWLMEQMQKQAEHVGTQMVFDTIVKVDLSRRPFVCTGDSGDTYVGETLIICTGASARWLGLESELTFRGGGVSACATCDGFFFRGKEVVIVGGGNTAVEEAIYLTNHAIKVTLIHRRDSLRAEKIMQERLFRNPKIVPLWNHVVEEILGETKPHPLVTGVRVRDVKSGATKILPTDGVFVAIGHTPNTELFKGQLDMDGDGYLLTQPGSTATKVAGVYAAGDVQDKIYRQAVTAAGTGCMAALEAEKFLAAHEMPAAQAAE
- a CDS encoding LysR family transcriptional regulator produces the protein MDWDKLRIFHAVADAGSFTHAGDQLKLSQSAISRQIGALEEQLGVMLFHRHARGLILTEQGELLYRTAREMAGKVNTAEGLLRANQDKPAGRLKITSAVGFGSTWLTGHMHEFIEAYPEIDVSLVLSDNELDLGMREADVGLRLTAPRQPGLIQRHLMTVQAHVYASESYVQKYGKPEKAADLDKHRLIIFGEDARAPVQDVNWLLQWGNPDGNPRRVVLRVNNTYGIYRAVESGLGIASLPDYLARQSTKLVPVLPELDKRSTDVFFTYPEELRHSKRIAVFRDFLLRKVAEMRQ